Sequence from the Stenotrophomonas sp. 364 genome:
TCCGGTGATCACCGCCTTCCGCGTGTGCTGGTTTTCCGATGGCGGCATCAGCAGCAACTTCCCCATCCACCTGTTCGACGCCGCGTTGCCGCGCTGGCCCACCTTCGGCATCAATCTGGTGTATCCGCGCCACGCCGATGCCGTGAGCGTGCTGGACGCCGGCAGGCATGGCGCACAGGCCCAGCTTGAACAGGCGGTGTTCCTGCCCACCGAGAACCGTCAGGGCTGGCAGCGCAGCTACCACGCCATTGCGCGGCCGCTGGCGGCCGCGGAGATGTCCGGCTTCCTGTTCTCGATCGTATCGACCATGCAGAACTGGCGCGACGTGCTGCAGGCGCGTGCGCCAGGCTACCGCGACCGCATCGTGCACGTGTCGCTGCAGGGCGACGAAGGTGGCATGAACCTGGACATGCCGCAGGACGTGCTGAGCCGCATCGCCGCCAAGGGCAGCGTGGCCGGCGAGCGCTTCTGCGGGTTCTCCTTCCAGAACCACTACTGGATCCGCTGGCGCAACCTGGCTTCGGCCTACCAGCGCTACACGCTGGAGATCGCACGCACCGACGATCCCGCGCAGCGCGTGGCCGCCTGGCATGACGCGTACCAGAGCGTGGCCACCGGCGACCCGCCACCGCCGTCCTACCGGCTGGGTTCGGAAGACAAGCGGCGCGCCTCCCGGCAGCTATGGCGGCGGATGGTGGAACAGGGCCAAGCCTGGGAAGACCTCGGCCCCGACCTCACCGACGGCGCACCGCGCCCGCTGCCGCAGATGAAGGTCACGCCGATTTACTGAGCCGGTAGGGGCGCGCGACGGCAACGCATGGAACGTCGCCTTCCGGTATTACCGACCGCTGATGAAACGTGAGCCACCGGTAGAACCGACCGTGGGTCGGCTGCCCTTCGCATCGGAGTCGAACATTCCCGGCACCGGAGGTAGAGCCGACCGTTGGTCGGCTGCCCTTCGCATCGGAGTCGAACATTCCCGGCACCGGAGGTAGAGCCGACCGTTGGTCGGCTGCCCTTTGCATCGGAGTCGAACATTCCCGGCACCGGAGGTAGAACCGACCGTTGGTCGGCTGCCCTTCGCATCGGAGTCGAACATTCCCGGCACCGGAGGTAGAGCCGACCGTTGGTCGGCTGCCCTTCGCGTCGGAGTCGAACATTCCCGGCGTCGGACGGAAGTCGACCAACGGTCGACTCTACCTCCGTGGGGTCGAACATTCCTGGCGTCGGACGGAAGTCGACGAACGGTCGACTCTACCTCCGTGGGGTCGAACATTCCTGGCGCCGGATGCACGTCGACCAACGGTCGACTCTACCCGCGGCCTGGCAGCTGCGCGAATGCGCGTTGCATGCAGTCTTCGCGCGGGCATACGCGGCAGCCCGGGCCGATGGAGACCGAGTTGCCCGGGCTCTGGATGTCCAGCCCGCGCGTGTAGATCAGCCGTTCGGCATGCTGCAGGTCGCAGCCCAGCGCCACCGCGAAGGTCTTGCGCGGTTGCCCATGCCCGATCGGGCCGCTGCTCACCTGCCGCGCCAGCCAGAAGTGGCGGCGTCCGTCGGGCATGCGCGCGGTCTGGGTGAGCACGCGTCCGGGCTGGTTGAACGCCTCGTACACGATCCACAGCGGGCACGACCCGCCCACCTGCGAGAAGTGGAAGTCGGTGGCCGAGTGCCGCTTGGACACATTGCCGGCCCGGTCCACGCGGATGAAGAAGAACGGCAGGCCCGGCGCACTGCGCCGCGCCAGCGTACTCAGCCGATGGCACACCGCTTCGAAGCCCACCCCGAAGCGGTGCGCCAGCGCATCGATGTCATAGCTGCTGTGCTCGGCCGCCCGCAGGAACTGCGCATACGGCATCACCAGCGCGCCGGCAAAATAGTTGGACATGCCGATCCGCGCCTGCGCGACCTGCTCCGGCTCGCGGAAACCGGCACGTGCGATCACCGCATCGATCTGCGCCGCATAGCCCAGCAGCGCCAGCTCGGCCGCCATCTGGAATGCCTGCTGGCCCGGCTCCAGGTAATCGGGCAGCCACAGCGTGCGGCTGCCACCGTCGTAGACCCGCTTCTCGCGCCCGGCCTGCAGCGGCGCCACCTCCACCAGCACCCCGTGGCGGTCGGCCAGCAGCTGGCGCAGCCGGGGCGCCACGTGACCGGCCACCAGCCCCCACTCGCCGAACAGCTGCTCGGCCAGATCGTCCAGCTCGGGAATGTGGTTGTGCATGCGGTTGAAGAAATCGCGCACCTGGTCGCCGGCGGGGAGCGCCTGCCCGGCATGCACGTCGCCCAGCTGGAACTCCAGCGCGGCGGCATGTTCGCGCAGCGCCAGGTGGCGGCGGTGCAGGTCCAGCAGGGCCTGGCTCACCTGCGGCAGGTTGCCGGCCATGGCGCGCAGCTCGGTGCTGCTCACATCGTCCAGCCCCAGGTCGCGCAGGGTCTCGCTCAACGCTTCCTGCAACGCGCCGGGCTCATCCACGTCGAACAGCCCGGAAACGTCGCCCAACACCTCGCGCAGCTTCTGCTGCACTGCCGGCGTCAGCGGGCGCTTGTTGCGCTCCATCTGGTTCAAGTAGCTGGCCGACAGCCCCAGCGCCCGGGCCAGCTCCACCTGGCTGTAGCCGCGCTGCTCGCGCAGCTTGAGCAGGCGCAGGCCGATCTGGCGGTGGATGGGCTGGCTATTCACAGAATTCACAAGAATCGTAGCGGGCATTGGCCAGATTAAGCGTATACAGCCCGGAAATCGAGCAGGGCCTTGTGAATAATGCCAACAACTTTCGAGCCCCCGGGATTGTCCATGACTGTTGCAGCGCCCCGTATCCGCATGTTGATCGATGGCCAGTTCATCGAATCGGCCAGCTCGCACTGGCAGAACGTGGTCAATCCGGCCACCCAGGACGTCCTGGCCCAGGTTCCGTTCGCCACCCCCAGCGAAGTCGACGCCGCCGTCGCCTCGGCCAAGGAAGCGTTCAAGACCTGGCGCAAGACCCCGATCGGCACCCGTGCGCGCATCTTCCTGAAATACCAGCAGCTGATCCGCGAGCACATGAGCGAGCTGGCCCACATCCTCAGCGCCGAGCAGGGCAAGACCGTGCCCGACGCTGAAGGCGATGTGTTCCGCGGCCTGGAAGTGGTCGAGCACGCGGCCGCCATCGGCAACCTGCAGCTGGGCGAGCTGGCCAACAACGTGGCCAACGGCGTGGACACCTACACCCTGCTGCAGCCGCTGGGCGTGTGCGCGGGCATCACCCCGTTCAACTTCCCGGCGATGATTCCGCTGTGGATGTTCCCGATGGCCATCGCCACCGGCAACACCTTCATCCTCAAGCCGTCCGAGCAGGACCCGATGGTCACCATGCGCCTGGTCGAACTGGCGCTGGAAGCCGGCATTCCCAAGGGCGTACTGAATGTCGTGCACGGCGGCGAAGAGGTGGTCAACGCGATCTGCGACCACCCCGATATCAAGGCCGTGTCCTTCGTCGGCTCCACCCGTGTCGGCACCCACGTGTACAACCGCGCCTCGCTGGCCGGCAAGCGCGTGCAGTGCATGATGGGTGCCAAGAACCATGCCGTGGTGCTGCCGGACGCCAACAAGGAACAGACCCTCAACGCGATGGTCGGTGCCGCCTTCGGCGCGGCCGGTCAGCGCTGCATGGCCGCCTCCACCCTGGTGCTGGTCGGCGAAGCACGCGAGTGGGTGCCGGACCTGGTGGCCAAGGCCAAGACGCTGAAGGTGAGCGGTGGCAGCGTTGCCGGCACCGACGTCGGCCCGGTGATCTCCTGCGCCGCGCGCGAGCGTGTCGAAGCGCTGATCGCCTCGGGCGTGGAGCAGGGCGCCAAGCTGGTGCTGGATGGTCGCAACCCGCAGGTGGACGGCTTCGAGAAGGGCAACTTCGTGGGCCCGACCATCTTCGACGGCGTCACCCCGGGCATGCGCATCTACGACGAGGAAATCTTCGGGCCGGTGCTGGTGATCCTGGAAGCGGACACGCTGGAAGACGCCATCGCACTCATCAACGCCAACCCGAACGGCAACGGCACCGCACTGTTCACCCAGTCCGGCGCGGCGGCCCGCAAGTTCCAGGAAGACATCGACGTGGGCCAGGTGGGCATCAACGTGCCGATCCCGGTGCCGGTGCCGCTGTTCTCCTTCACCGGTTCGCGCGCTTCCAAGCTCGGCGACCTGGGCCCGTACGGCAAGCAGGTGGTGATGTTCTACACCCAGACCAAGACCATCACCTCGCGTTGGTTCGACGACGAGACCCTGGGTCATGGCGTCAACACCACCATCAGCCTGAAGTAAGCACCAACGGAGTTCGACCATGAGCCACTCGATGACGACGGAACTCGACGAAGCGCAGCAGGCCTATAGAGAGGCTGCGCGTGACTTCGCCCAGGCCGAACTGGCGCCGCACGCCGCGCGATGGGATGCGGAGGGCATCTTTCCGCGCGAGGCGATCGCCAAGGCAGGGGAACTCGGGTTCTGTGGCCTGTACATGGACCCCGAGGTCGGTGGCAGCGGCCTGAGCCGTCTGGACGCCGCCGTCGTCATCGAGGAGCTCGCCAACGTGGATCCGTCCACGGCGGCCTATGTCAGCATCCACAATATGGCCTCGTGGATGGTGGCCAAGTGGGGCCAGGAGAGCCTGCGTGCCGCATGGGGCGCAGATCTCTCCTCCGGCACCAAGCTGGCCTCGTACTGCCTGACCGAACCGGGCGCCGGTTCGGACGCGGCCTCGCTGAAGACCAGCGCGGTGCGTGACGGCGACGATTACGTACTCAACGGCTCCAAGGCCTTCATCTCCGGCGCCGGTGCCACCGAGCTGCTGGTGGTGATGGCGCGCACTGGCGGTCCCGGTGCCGGTGGCATCAGTGCGATCGCGGTGCCGGCCGACCTGCCGGGCATCAGCTACGGCCGCAAAGAAGAGAAGATGGGCTGGAACAGCCAGCCCACGCGCGGTATCACCTTCGAGAACGTGCGGGTGCCGGTCAGCCACCTGCTGGGCGAGGAAGGCAGCGGCTTCAAGCTGGCCATGAAGGGCCTGGACGGCGGCCGCATCAACATCGCCGCGTGCTCGCTGGGCGCGGCCCAGGGCGCGCTGGACGCCGCGCGCCGCTACATGGGCGAGCGCCGCCAGTTCGGCAAGGCGCTGTCCGAATTCCAGGCGCTGCAGTTCAAGCTGGCCGACATGGCCACCCAGCTGGTCGCCGCCCGGCAGATGGTGCACGGCGCCGCGCGCAAGCTCGATGCCGGTGCCAGCGATGCCACGGTGTGGTGCGCAATGGCCAAGCGCTTCGCCACCGACGCCGGTTTCAACATCTGCAACGACGCGCTGCAGATCCACGGCGGCTACGGCTATATCCGCGAATACCCCATTGAACGGTTGCTGCGCGATTCGCGCGTGCACCAGATCCTGGAGGGCACCAACGAGATCATGCGTGTGATCGTGGCCCGCCACCTGCTCAATACCGACGAGGAACTGCGATGATCGACTGGCGCACGCATGATCACACCGGCCTGAAGGTCGAGGCCGACGGCCATGTTGCCGTGGTCACGCTGGACAACCCGCCGGCCCACACCTGGACCGTGCACAGCCTGTCGGCGTTGCGCGACCTGGTGGGCGCGCTCAA
This genomic interval carries:
- a CDS encoding short-chain fatty acyl-CoA regulator family protein yields the protein MNSQPIHRQIGLRLLKLREQRGYSQVELARALGLSASYLNQMERNKRPLTPAVQQKLREVLGDVSGLFDVDEPGALQEALSETLRDLGLDDVSSTELRAMAGNLPQVSQALLDLHRRHLALREHAAALEFQLGDVHAGQALPAGDQVRDFFNRMHNHIPELDDLAEQLFGEWGLVAGHVAPRLRQLLADRHGVLVEVAPLQAGREKRVYDGGSRTLWLPDYLEPGQQAFQMAAELALLGYAAQIDAVIARAGFREPEQVAQARIGMSNYFAGALVMPYAQFLRAAEHSSYDIDALAHRFGVGFEAVCHRLSTLARRSAPGLPFFFIRVDRAGNVSKRHSATDFHFSQVGGSCPLWIVYEAFNQPGRVLTQTARMPDGRRHFWLARQVSSGPIGHGQPRKTFAVALGCDLQHAERLIYTRGLDIQSPGNSVSIGPGCRVCPREDCMQRAFAQLPGRG
- a CDS encoding CoA-acylating methylmalonate-semialdehyde dehydrogenase, giving the protein MTVAAPRIRMLIDGQFIESASSHWQNVVNPATQDVLAQVPFATPSEVDAAVASAKEAFKTWRKTPIGTRARIFLKYQQLIREHMSELAHILSAEQGKTVPDAEGDVFRGLEVVEHAAAIGNLQLGELANNVANGVDTYTLLQPLGVCAGITPFNFPAMIPLWMFPMAIATGNTFILKPSEQDPMVTMRLVELALEAGIPKGVLNVVHGGEEVVNAICDHPDIKAVSFVGSTRVGTHVYNRASLAGKRVQCMMGAKNHAVVLPDANKEQTLNAMVGAAFGAAGQRCMAASTLVLVGEAREWVPDLVAKAKTLKVSGGSVAGTDVGPVISCAARERVEALIASGVEQGAKLVLDGRNPQVDGFEKGNFVGPTIFDGVTPGMRIYDEEIFGPVLVILEADTLEDAIALINANPNGNGTALFTQSGAAARKFQEDIDVGQVGINVPIPVPVPLFSFTGSRASKLGDLGPYGKQVVMFYTQTKTITSRWFDDETLGHGVNTTISLK
- a CDS encoding acyl-CoA dehydrogenase family protein encodes the protein MSHSMTTELDEAQQAYREAARDFAQAELAPHAARWDAEGIFPREAIAKAGELGFCGLYMDPEVGGSGLSRLDAAVVIEELANVDPSTAAYVSIHNMASWMVAKWGQESLRAAWGADLSSGTKLASYCLTEPGAGSDAASLKTSAVRDGDDYVLNGSKAFISGAGATELLVVMARTGGPGAGGISAIAVPADLPGISYGRKEEKMGWNSQPTRGITFENVRVPVSHLLGEEGSGFKLAMKGLDGGRINIAACSLGAAQGALDAARRYMGERRQFGKALSEFQALQFKLADMATQLVAARQMVHGAARKLDAGASDATVWCAMAKRFATDAGFNICNDALQIHGGYGYIREYPIERLLRDSRVHQILEGTNEIMRVIVARHLLNTDEELR